A window of the Entelurus aequoreus isolate RoL-2023_Sb linkage group LG28, RoL_Eaeq_v1.1, whole genome shotgun sequence genome harbors these coding sequences:
- the LOC133644905 gene encoding uncharacterized protein LOC133644905 gives MAELTALVLLGALVLSQSYVPITLSLVEVGVNVTLACPRHDDRGDIFYWYKMKFGSMVQTIVEGYFGEMSLRGPFKDGRFVSEHTGDMYVLNITNVHKDDEAMYTCQAGTSYNMVFTGGTHLVVKDPRRKSFQVRQILQSKSVKGGESVTIQCSVLAESKENFRQCPNQSSVYWLKSGSGESDPHIIYSDSDDEQDLRSCVYHLSLTVLNSSDTGTYYCAVATCGQILFGQGTHVDTQQDVKAAAVLLSALLASFAVVVTVLVA, from the exons ATGGCGGAGCTGACTGCACTTGTGCTTCTCGGCGCATTGG TTCTGAGTCAATCCTACGTTCCGATAACACTGAGCCTGGTGGAAGTTGGCGTTAACGTCACTTTGGCATGCCCGCGCCACGACGATAGAGGTGACATATTTTACTGGTACAAGATGAAATTCGGCTCAATGGTCCAAACCATTGTGGAGGGGTATTTCGGGGAAATGTCCCTTCGAGGACCGTTCAAGGACGGAAGATTTGTGAGCGAGCATACGGGTGACATGTacgttttaaacatcacaaacgtACACAAAGACGATGAAGCGATGTACACCTGCCAAGCTGGGACCTCATACAACATGGTGTTCACCGGTGGCACGCATCTGGTGGTGAAAG ACCCCAGACGCAAGTCCTTCCAGGTGAGACAAATTCTGCAAAGCAAGTCGGTCAAAGGGGGCGAGTCTGTGACCATCCAGTGTTCCGTCCTTGCTGAGAGCAAAGAAAATTTCCGCCAATGTCCGAACCAAAGCAGCGTCTACTGGTTGAAGTCAGGATCAGGAGAGTCTGATCCACACATCATTTACTCCGACAGTGATGATGAACAAGACCTAAGAAGCTGCGTCTACCATCTCTCTCTGACCGTACTCAACTCCTCTGACACCGGAACATACTACTGTGCCGTAGCCACGTGTGGACAGATCCTGTTCGGACAAGGAACTCATGTGGACACAC AACAAGACGTGAAAGCAGCTGCCGTTTTGCTGAGTGCTCTGCTGGCCTCCTTCGCTGTTGTGGTcactgttttagttgcttaa
- the LOC133644906 gene encoding uncharacterized protein LOC133644906: MASYDSGPAENGTLNTGHRITAKKEQGTFVLQISQVEKSDTAIYYCLKVNFGQFSFLKGTFLQVTEPEPSLSVVSEVQPGPPVKLQCSVLSHSGNDICQDGHKVSWFRTGPESVHPSFVYTHDKCKKIKDKSTQKCVHTFSKNVNSSDAGTYLCAVVTCGRIFMGNPIKVNTKDGGSSDSYKYVIIVLSAALALSFIMSAFLINKIRTKNSFSGKAGPQTLDETFSRVQQRDEDSLVYSVPTIVTKKTGRARQTNRRAAEEFSTYADVRLQK; the protein is encoded by the exons ATGGCATCTTACGATTCAGGACCTGCTGAAAATGGAACATTGAATACTGGACATCGCATCACAGCCAAAAAAGAACAAGGAACATTTGTTCTGCAAATTAGTCAAGTAGAGAAAAGTGATACGGCGATCTACTACTGTTTAAAAGTGAACTTTGGTCAATTCTCGTTTTTGAAAGGAACATTCCTTCAGGTCACAG AACCAGAACCCTCCTTGTCTGTTGTCTCTGAAGTCCAACCAGGACCGCCTGTGAAGTTGCAGTGCTCAGTCCTCTCCCACTCTGGGAATGACATCTGTCAGGATGGACACAAAGTGTCCTGGTTCAGAACTGGACCAGAAAGTGTCCATCCCAGCTTTGTTTACACTCATGACAAATGCAAGAAGATCAAAGATAAGTCCACACAGAAATGTGTCCACACTTTCTCAAAGAACGTCAACTCCTCTGATGCTGGAACTTACTTGTGTGCTGTGGTCACATGTGGGAGGATTTTCATGGGAAATCCAATAAAAGTCAACACTAAAG ATGGTGGCAGCTCTGATTCATACAAGTATGTTATAATCGTCTTGAGTGCTGCTTTGGCCTTAAGTTTCATCATGTCAGCCTTCCTCATCAACaagatcaggacaaaaaacagtttttccggCAAAG ctGGTCCACAAACACTCGATGAAACATTCAGTCGCGTCCAGCAG AGAGACGAGGACTCTTTGGTTTATTCCGTGCCGACCATTGTTACCAAGAAAACTGGCAGAGCGAGGCAGACAAATAGGAGGGCAGCAGAGGAATTCAGCACGTACGCTGACGTGCGTCTTCAAAAGTAA